TTCTTTTCTAAAAGAACAGCGGAACATTGACGTACTCATCGCAGGTATTGGCAGCGCAAGTACCGCATATTGGCTCACGCGGCAATTGGCCCGGGAGCGCTATGCACTTGTGTTACAGGCCGGCATTAGCGGCAGCTTTGTGAACAGTCATGCTCCGGGAACCGTTGTGGTGGTTCAAAACGAGTGTTTTGGAGACCTGGGCGTGGTGGAAGCCGGCTGCCGTAAATCGGTTTTTGACCTGCAACTGGCCAGTGAAGATGCGCCTCCATTTACCGGGGGAAGGCTTCAAAACCCGCACCGCCGGTTGATGGAGCTTACTGGATTGGCGCCTGTAAGCGGCGTTACGATCAATGAAATTACAACTGCAGCAGATACCGTCCGGTATTTTAAAGACCAACTGGGGGCAGAGATAGAATCGATGGAGGGCGCAGCATTGCATTATGTAGCAATTATGGAGCAGGTGCCTTTTCTCCAGGTAAGGGCCGTGTCTAATTATGTAGGGGAGCGGGATAAGGCAAAATGGGCGTTGAAAGCGTCTGTTTCAAATTTGGCGGAACATACCGAACGGCTTTTAAAACTGTTTACTACGCTGCCCTGAACCTTTTTTGCAACTTCCTGTTTTAAGAATGAATAAGAAATATATATGAAACTCAAACTGGGGTTTTCGCCCTGTCCGAATGACACGTTTATTTTTGATGCACTGGTAAACGGGAAGATTGACACCAAAGGTATTGAATTTGACGCCGTGCTGGAAGATGTGGAGACACTGAACCGCTGGGCACTTGAGGAAAAGCTGGATGTGACCAAGCTTAGCTTTCCCGCTTATTTTAAAACAAAAGATCAGTATGCCTTATTAAACTCCGGGAGCGCTTTGGGAAAGGGAGTGGGGCCCCTGCTGATAAGCGGACGCCGACAGCCTTTTTCGGAGGCTGCCATCAATAATGCCACGGTGGTGTTGCCTGGTGTAAATACAACGGCGCATTTGCTTTTTAGTTTTGCTTATCCAAACGCACCTCATAAATCATTTGGCGTATTTCACGAAATAGAAGATGCGGTGGTAGAGGGCCGGGCCGAGCTGGGTGTGATCATTCACGAGAACCGGTTTACCTATCAGGACAAAGGCCTGGTAAAAGTAACCGACCTGGGTGAATACTGGGAGCAGGCGATGAATGTACCCATTCCCCTGGGAGGGATTGTGATAAAGAAGTCTCTGGGCGATGCCGTTTTCAATCAGGTGGATACGCTGATCCGAAAAAGCCTCCAATATGCATTTGACCGGTATCCGGAAGTATCTGCTTATGTAAAAGAACATGCACAGGCGATGAGCGAGGAGGTAATGCGTAAGCATATCGACCTGTATGTAAATGACTATAGTTTAGATCTGGGCAGCGAGGGCCGGGCTGCGGTAGATACCTTATCGGAAGTTTATAGCCGGCTGCATACAAACGCCTGAACACTTATTCTAAACGCAGCTGCTGATGCCGGGAAAGTAAGGCCACCGTTTGATCGCTGGTATATGTCTTACCATTAAACGCACGTACTTTCCGGATACCCCGGAGCGCATTGGTGAGAAATAGCTCGTCGGCCTCTTCCAGCAGCTCACGTGTACAGGAGCGCTCAGTGATCTGCGGTTCTGCCGCCAACAGGTACGACCGGAATACCCCCTCTACGCAGCCATCGGCAACAGGTGGCGTAAATATCGACCCGTTTTTGATCCAGAACAGATTGGAGATGACGGTTTCGATGATGGAGCCTGCTTTATTTTGAATTACACAATCATCCCAGCCCTGCCGTTTACAAAATTGTGCAGCGCGACTGTAAATAAAGCCGCTGGAAAGTTTTAATGCCGAAAAGCGATGGGCGTCCTTCTGTAGTTCGTCATAAACCCCAAGCGATATTCCTTCATCAGCATCCGGTGTCGTAAACGGATGTGCCTCTGCCAGGTAGTATACACAGGATTGATCAAAAAGCCCACCGTTCCCGTTTGAGAATGACAGGCGCACCCGGGCCTGCGCAGCGCATTGATTGCGTACACAGAGTTCCAACAGCTGGGCATAAAGCCCTTCGATTGTAATACCTTCTGCAAAGGCGTATCCCAATAGCGACATACTCCGCAGGATTCTGTCCCGGTGAAGGTCCCAGAGCGGTATCTGCCCATGATGTACCCGAAGCGTTTCAAAGAAGCCGTCTCCGTAACGGTAGCTTTTATTGGCCGCATCAATTGCTGGGAACGCTGCATCTGCAAAAACACCGTTAAAACATATATAACGCGTCATCATATAAAAAACCGGAGTATGGATTGTATATTATCTGGGAGTGGAAGCGCTTCGCGAGCCTGGTTCCGATGCCGGAGATTGGGTGCGGGCGGTATCAGTGGCAGGAAGTGTTTCTGCCTGTTTGGCCCGTTTTTGCTGCGCATTGATTGAGTCTAGCATCGCCACAAATACATCGGGCTTACGTTGGTAATATTCGAGACTTTTCTCAAACTCTTTTTTGGTAATCTTATGCAAAGAGAAGATTTGTTTCAACACCTGCTGATTTACCACGGCGCGGTTCAGATCCGGGTGGCGGTAATATACATAACCGTTTACAAATTCGCCGCCCTGGGCAATATCCCATAATACAGCCTGCATTTTATCCTGCGGTAAAACGTCTTTTGGCCGTCCCAATCCGCAGGCGGCAAACATCAAGCACCAGAGCAGTAAGGGTAATAATTTGTTCATATCGTTGTTGTGCCCGTTTTTAGAATCGTATCGATGATATCCTTTGCCACGGCCTGTTTTGACTTGGATGCAAAGCCGGTTTTTTCACCTGTTTTTGAATAGATGGTTATTTTATTCGTATCTGCGCCAAAGGCGGCGCCGTCGTTTAGCGAATTCAGCACGATATAGTCCGCATTTTTTTTATGCAGCTTTTCAAGCGCATGCACTTCCTCGTTATTCGTTTCGAGGGCAAAGCCCAGGAGTACCTGGCGACTGTTTTTTACAGCGCCCAGAGCGGCCAGGATATCCCGGGTTTTTACCAGGGTGAGCTCCAGGTCATTTTCCTGTTTTTTTATCTTGGTATCACTTACCGTTGCAGGCCGGTAATCCGCAACTGCTGCAGCCATCAGGGCTATATCGGCCGAAGGAAAATGATCCATGCAGGCCCGGTACATTTCTTCTGCAGACACCACTTTAATAAGGGTAATTCCCGAAAGATCCTGCTGCATAACAGCAGGGGCCGGGCCCAGTACCAGTACCACATGGGCACCACGCTGCCGGCATTCCTTTGCCAGGGCATAGCCCATTTTTCCTGAAGAGTGATTGCCGATAAAGCGCACCGGATCGAGTGCCTCCTGTGTAGGCCCTGCTGTTACCAGCACTTTTTTGCCTTTCAGGTCTTTGCCGGGCATATTTTCAAAAAAAGCTTCTATTTGCCGGAGGATGGTTTCCGGCTCTTCCATGCGCCCGTCTCCGATCAGTCCACTGGCCAATTCGCCGTAGCCAGGAGTGAGCACAATATGTCCGAACGCTTTCAACTGTTCGATGTTTTTCTGAGTTGCAGGGTGATGCCACATATCCTCGTCCATTGCAGGAGAT
The sequence above is a segment of the Niabella agricola genome. Coding sequences within it:
- the mqnB gene encoding futalosine hydrolase, translating into MQEKILLVAATELEIKPLNSFLKEQRNIDVLIAGIGSASTAYWLTRQLARERYALVLQAGISGSFVNSHAPGTVVVVQNECFGDLGVVEAGCRKSVFDLQLASEDAPPFTGGRLQNPHRRLMELTGLAPVSGVTINEITTAADTVRYFKDQLGAEIESMEGAALHYVAIMEQVPFLQVRAVSNYVGERDKAKWALKASVSNLAEHTERLLKLFTTLP
- a CDS encoding 1,4-dihydroxy-6-naphthoate synthase, which encodes MKLKLGFSPCPNDTFIFDALVNGKIDTKGIEFDAVLEDVETLNRWALEEKLDVTKLSFPAYFKTKDQYALLNSGSALGKGVGPLLISGRRQPFSEAAINNATVVLPGVNTTAHLLFSFAYPNAPHKSFGVFHEIEDAVVEGRAELGVIIHENRFTYQDKGLVKVTDLGEYWEQAMNVPIPLGGIVIKKSLGDAVFNQVDTLIRKSLQYAFDRYPEVSAYVKEHAQAMSEEVMRKHIDLYVNDYSLDLGSEGRAAVDTLSEVYSRLHTNA
- a CDS encoding aminotransferase class IV; this translates as MMTRYICFNGVFADAAFPAIDAANKSYRYGDGFFETLRVHHGQIPLWDLHRDRILRSMSLLGYAFAEGITIEGLYAQLLELCVRNQCAAQARVRLSFSNGNGGLFDQSCVYYLAEAHPFTTPDADEGISLGVYDELQKDAHRFSALKLSSGFIYSRAAQFCKRQGWDDCVIQNKAGSIIETVISNLFWIKNGSIFTPPVADGCVEGVFRSYLLAAEPQITERSCTRELLEEADELFLTNALRGIRKVRAFNGKTYTSDQTVALLSRHQQLRLE
- a CDS encoding DUF4296 domain-containing protein, with translation MNKLLPLLLWCLMFAACGLGRPKDVLPQDKMQAVLWDIAQGGEFVNGYVYYRHPDLNRAVVNQQVLKQIFSLHKITKKEFEKSLEYYQRKPDVFVAMLDSINAQQKRAKQAETLPATDTARTQSPASEPGSRSASTPR
- the coaBC gene encoding bifunctional phosphopantothenoylcysteine decarboxylase/phosphopantothenate--cysteine ligase CoaBC — protein: MLEGKKIAIGVSGSIAAYKIVHLVRLLVKQKAVVKVMMTPAARDFVSPLTLSTLSKNEVLIDIASGNTWANHVELGRWADLLLIAPLSCNTLAKMAQGHCDNLLLSVYLSATCPVMVSPAMDEDMWHHPATQKNIEQLKAFGHIVLTPGYGELASGLIGDGRMEEPETILRQIEAFFENMPGKDLKGKKVLVTAGPTQEALDPVRFIGNHSSGKMGYALAKECRQRGAHVVLVLGPAPAVMQQDLSGITLIKVVSAEEMYRACMDHFPSADIALMAAAVADYRPATVSDTKIKKQENDLELTLVKTRDILAALGAVKNSRQVLLGFALETNNEEVHALEKLHKKNADYIVLNSLNDGAAFGADTNKITIYSKTGEKTGFASKSKQAVAKDIIDTILKTGTTTI